The stretch of DNA TTTAGCACCCGGCACACCTGGCCTGTTGCACCACAGACCGGTAGGCATGCGCAAAAATATTTGTTATTTTTAGCATAATTTAAGATGGTTAGTTCAATATTTTAAGGAACCACTCTTACACTGGTACTTATTCACCAGTCGTGATAGATGAGTAAAATAGTAAAGACTGCATTAGAGCTCAGTAAGCTTGCATTAGAGCTCGATAAGCCTGTCCTTAGGTGATTTGGTAAGCAACCGGCAGCCTTCCTTTTCCACTATCACGCTGTCCTCAATACGCACCCCTCCAGTGCCGGGCAGGTAAATACCAGGCTCTATCGTTACCACCATACCTTCCTGTAAAACGGTATCATCCCTGAGAGAAAGCCTCGGCCCCTCATGCACCGCCAGGCCCACACCGTGCCCGGTGCTGTGGCCGAAATATTCACCGTAACCGTAGGAGGCAATGACCTCCCGGGCCGCCTTGTCTACCGCGCTGGCCGCCACACCCGCTCTTACCGCCACCAGACCGGCCAGCTGAGCCTCCAGCACAATATTATATATTTGTTTGATCTGATTGCTTGGCGATCCCAGGGATATCGTTCTGGTCATATCAGAATTATAGTTATCCACCACCACGCCAAAATCCAGGGTCACGACATCACCGGTATTAATGGTTTTAGCTGATGCTACACCATGCGGCAGCGCGGCCCGGGGACCCGAGGCTACAATAAAAGGAAAGGCGGTTTTTTCGGCACCCCGGTACCTCATAAACATTTCCAGTTCCAACGCCACCTCCCTTTCACTGATGCCCGGCTTGATGAAGCTGCAAATATATTTAAATCCTTCGTCTAAAAGAGCCATGGATCTCTGGATGGTTTCCAATTCATTTTTATCCTTAATTAACCGTAATTGCTCTATAATACCTTCCACCGGGCGCAATGACACTTCGCCCAGCTTTTTATGTAGTGTATCGTAAAATTTATAACTTATGTAATCCGCCTCAAAGCCCAGGACATGCAAATTTAACCTGCCGGCCATGTCCACCAGCGCATCTGCCAGGGTGGTTTCCATTTTGATTAATTCCAGGTGTGGGCTTTGCTCCCGCGCCTGTTCTATAAACCGAAAGTCAGTTATGATATAGGATTGCCCGGCGGTTACCAGCAGCGCACCTGCATCACCGGTGAAACCGCTTAAGTAAAACCGGTTTTCAGGCTGCATCACCAGCAGTGCGTCCATGGCATAATCTTTAAGGAACCCTGCAACCTTGTTTACACGCGTTTGCATTTTTACTCCTCCGCCGGCCGGTAAAGACCAGTCCGGTTAAAATATAAATTATAAGTACACTTGTTACAATGTTGGGTGCAATTTATTCGGGTAGTTTGTTAAGGTAATTTGTTTAAGGTAATTGTTAAGGTATTTTGTTAAAGCAATAAATTCACTATAACACTAATGAGGCCTAGCTATTTACAAAGTACCAATTGCATGATAAAAATCAAAGAGACTTGCCCGCTTTGTGAGCCCGTGCCAGTTCCATCGCGGCCTGCAAAGCCAGTTGATAACCAAGCACCCCAAAACCGGATATCTGCCCCGCTGCAACAGGAGCAATTACAGAAAGACGACGAAATTCCTCCCGGGCGTGGATGTTGGAAATATGCACTTCTACCACCGGTATATCAATGGCCGCCACCGCATCCCGCAATGCGTAACTATAATGAGTTAAGGCACCCGGATTAAAAATGACGGCATCGTACTCATCACCGGCGGAATGCAATCCATCGATAAGCGCACCCTCATGGTTGGACTGCATAAAACCAATGCCAACTCCCAGCGTTTGGGCCAACTGCTGCAGGGAAGCGTTTATTTCCGCCAGTGACCCGGTGCCATACACTCCAGGTTCCCTTTTTCCCAGCAAGTTGAGGTTTGGGCCGTTCATAATCAGTATTTTCACCATATCACCTCAAAAAGATGGGAATATTTTAACATAAATGACCCTGATTGCATAGTCCTGGACCAATTGCATAAGTCCGGTCAGGAAGATGAGCAACGGGGCAAAACCTTCGTCGCCTTGATTGGTGCCGGGTGTTGAAAGGTTGAAAATCTTAGATTTTCAACCTTTCAACACCCGGCACCAAAGCCTATCAGGCCTAGCTGGCACCAAAGCCTGCCTTTTCAACAAGTTCTTTAAGAAAGTTTAAGCCTGACCCCCGCCGCTGATGCTCATGCGGGATACTCTAATGGTGGGGGCGCCACGGCCTCCGAAGAACTGCAGGTCGCTGCCCACGGCATCTACCTGGCCCAGCATTTCCATGATGTTGCCGGCGATGGCCAGACCCCGTACCGGATAGGCGAGCTTGCCGTTTTCAATCCACAGGCCGCTGGCTCCCAGGGAAAAGTCCCCCGATATGGGGTTGGCGGTGTGCAGGCCCATTACTTCGGTTACATAAAGCCCGCTGGATATATCGCCGATGATTTGTTCAGCAGTTTTATCACCAGGCTCAATAAAAAAGTTGGTGGTGCCCACTTCGGGCGTTCCTTTAAAAGAGCCGCGGACACCGTTGCCTGTGGACAGCACCCCGTCCTTGGCAGCAGTATATATGTTATGTAAAAAGCATTGCAGCTTTCCGTTCTGAACCAGTACCGTCCTGGATGTGGGTACACCCTCACCGTCGAAGGGTGCCGAGGCAATGCCGCCGGGCAGGGTGCCGTCATCTATAATATTGATTTGCTCCGAGGCTACCTGCTGGCCTACTTTGCCGGCAAAAAGTGAGCGCCCCTTTTGCACCGCCTCGGCGGACAGGGCAGGCGCCAGCAGGCCTAAAAAACCGGTGGCCACGTAGGGCTCCAAAACAACTGCCGCCTGCCGGGTCGCCCCGGGCCTGGCCCCCAGCATGCGTACCGCCCGGCCCGCCGCCTGCTTACCTAAAGCCGCGGGGTCAAGGTCGGCATAGCGCAGGCTGAAATTCATGGCAAACCCGGTCTGGCTGTCCTCTCCCTCGCCCGCCACCAGGGTGATGTACATACCGCAATAAGCGCCACCGTAATGCAGTGATAGACCATGGGAGTTCACCAGGGTCACCTCGGCCTCGCCATCCTGGTAAGTGGAACTTTCGATAATACTGACCCGTGCATCAGCGGCCCGGGCTTCATTTTCCATAGTACGGGCCATATCAATCTTTTCTTCCACAGCGGCAGCCCGGATGGCCGGGTCATATAGATCCATATCCGGGTAGCTGGGGGCCGGCTGGGGCAGCAGCCGGTGCAGGTCGGGTTCGGCAAAGCGGGCGTTGGCCAAAGCTTGTCTTACAGCCCCATCCACAGCCACATCTCCTAAATCAGTGGTAAAGGCAAAACCGGTTTTGCCGTCTTGAAACACCCGTATACCCATACCCCGGTCTTCAGCCAATTTCATTGTCTCCACTGTGCCGTTGCGCACTTCAATATCCAACTCTTTACTGTTGCTGATATATGCCTCGGCCATGGCGGCACCTGACTGCATAGCCTTATGTACCGCATTTTCCGCATATTCTTTATATTTGGAATCCATATTGCCTACTCGCTCCTTTCAGTTAGGTTATTATAATTCAATAAAAAACAAACTATTCCTTTAAGTGCCAATAATAAAGTATGACACGGGGACGTTTCCGTTGTATTATCTCGCCCTTCAACCACTAGCTACGCTTCGGTGACTATGAACCGACTCCATGGATAAAGGCGCATAAATGCCAAACACAATACAGAACCAGCCGCCCAGTTTATACATATTTTCCCCAACCTCCAGCAACTAACCACCGCTAACCTTTAAATTTAAGCCTAAGTTAATGAGAGGAAAATAAAAAACTGCCTGTAATGGCAGTTAATGCATAAAAAATGAATTGGCAGTCAAAGCAATCAGGTCTTTAAATGTAACCGGTGCCAGCTCTTGGACGGAAACCTGAACCACAAAATTAGGATCAAGCATTGCCACTATGGCCACCCTTTGATTAGTTTGCTGATCAGTATAAAAACCTATCACGCAAAATTGTGCCTCCTCCCCGGCAACCTTCCTGGTGACAATATCGCCAATTTTCATTAAATAATACCTCCTAATGGAAGTACACCCCGTGGGTAAGATTCCAAGCATTAATGGCGGCATAATATCAAATAAGCATTCTATGCACTTATGATACAACATATGCCTTTTTATTTGCAGTTGTGTATAAAAATACTTTCCCAACCTACATAAAAATGGTTGTATTTCTAAAAATTAACTCAACATGGCTCATATCTTTTATATGAGCGGGTGAAAATAAAAAAAGAAAATTGTTTACATAATAGAGTTATAAACTTAAAAAGGTGGTGCTAAGTAATGGATTTTAATTTTAAACAAAATGTAAACACCGATTGGCCAACCTGGAAGAATTATTTAAAAAATGCCATGGAATTTGCCGATGAGCTTGGTATAAGCCGGGATAAAATAAATAACCTGGCCTACCAGGTGGGCGACCTGTTGGCCCAAAGCGTACCCCCGGCCAACCCCGAACAACAGGCCATCAAAGAATTGTGGCAGGTTGCCGACCAAAATGAACGGCAAGTACTGGCCCGTTTAATGACCAAGGTAGTTAACCAGTAACCCTAAGAAATACTATAACAAACACCACAGTTGACAATAGTAAAGCAAAGCGCCCAATACTAAGGGTGCTTTGCTTTAAACTTTGCGTCTGTTTCAAAAATATTGCAGTAAATTAAACTGATTTCCTGACTTTATCAGATAACCGACGTCAAACCAGCATGAATCTGGACACGATTAAATATAAAGTGGCATTACTGCCACTGCAAAAAATTTACTTAATTTTACAGCACAAACTCACCGCAGTTTGTCGGCTTATTATTTAAAATTTATATTACAGCCGTTCTATAAAGTCATACTAAAATCCGGAAATACTCAAATAAAACATAATTATCCGGCCGGCGTAAAAAGCCGCCACGACTCCGCCAAGCGCCAGATAGGGGCCAAAAGGCACGGCATCTTTTCTGCCTTTACGGCCAATTACCATCAGTATTACGCCCGAAATGCCGCCCAGTAAAAAAGAGATGAACAACGCGACTATAATATCGGGCCAGCCTAAAAACAATCCCATAAGCGCACTTAATTTAATATCCCCGCCGCCCATGCCTCCTTTTGATACCATGGCAATAATTAGAAAGAACAATCCGGCGGCAAAAAAACCAATTAACCCGTCAACTAGTCTACCTGAACCGGATAAAAACACCAGCGGTAAACCCAGCAAACAACCCGCTATAATAATCTCATCCGGGATAATTTTATGTTGATAATCGATCGCTGTTGCAGTGATCAGCACAGCAAAGAATACCCACATAGCTACGGTTTGCCACTGCCAACCCCAAAACCGGTAAGCAGCCACAAAAAACACAGCAGTTATCAATTCCACCAGGGGATACCGGGAGGATATTTTTTTATTGCAATACCGGCAGCGTCCTTTAAGGAGCACATAGCTAAGCAAAGGTACCAGATCTAGCACCCCGAGCCTCCGGCCACAGCCGGGACAGTGGGACGGCTTGTAAACCACCGATTGTTCCCGGGGCAGCCGGTATATGCACACATTAAGGAAGCTGCCGATGCAGGCACCTAAAATAAAAACTACAATATATATTACAGCCTCAGAATAATGCATTGCACTCTCCACAACAATGAAATCATCCCTGGTTCAGCCCTGCCCGGGAAAGCACTTCCAAGAGCAAGAGCAAAAGTAAAAGCAAGAGTAGGAACAAAGCAACAGGGCTTAGTTCAGCAAAGTCAAATAAATTATGACCGCATATTACAAAGGACAGCTGCATAAAAGCAGTTGATTACAGCGATAAATATGCAATATCACTTTAACCAGCTCTAGCTCACTCCCCGTGGCCGGTGCCGCCAACCACCAATTCCTTGATCCTTATGGTGGGCTGAGCGTCACTCACCGGCACTCCCTGTCCATCCTTGCCGCAGGTGCCGATGGTAAAGCCTAAATCATCTCCCACAGCCTCGATAAGACGGAGCACCTCGGGGCCGTTGCCGGTCAGCGTGGCACCGCGTACCAAGGGACCAACCGCGCCATTTTGGATAAGATACCCCTCGGCCACATCAAAAACAAAATCCCCGGTGGTGGTATTAACCTGCCCACCGCCCATTTTTTTCACCAGCAAACCGTTACCGGCATCACTAATGATCTTTTGCGGGTTATCCTTGCCCGGGGCAATATACGTATTGCCCATACGAGGTATGGGCTTATGCTGGTAAGACTCCCGCCGGCCGTGACCGTTGGGCTCCACCCCGTCGCGTTTGGCGGTAAGCCGGTCATACAAAAAATCCTTCAATATACCTTTCTCTATCAAAACCACTTTACGTGTGGGCACACCTTCATCATCAAAACTGTATGAGCCGTAGCGATCCGGCAAAGTAGCATCATCCACCACAGTGACACAATCCGCCGCCACCTGCTGACCTTTTTTACCGGCATAAACGGAAAGGCCCTTTTGCACCAGGTCAGCCTCCAGCCCATGGCCGCAAGCCTCGTGCACCATAGTGCCGCCCGCCTCCCCGGCCAGCACAACAGGCATTTTCCCGGCCGGTGCCGGCTTCGCGGCCAGCATCTGCACTGCCCGCCGGGCGGCTGCCGCACCTACTTCCTCCGGCTTGTTGCGCTCCAGCAGCTCAAAACCACTGTGGCTGCCCACGGCTTCATATCCCGTTTGAATTACCGCACCTTCCGACGCCACCGCATGCACCATCAACCGGGTACGTACCCGTTCGTCCTCTATATAATCACCGTCACTATTGGCCACAATCACTCGCTGCACCACATCGCTATATCCCACCATTACCTGCTTGATTTTCGACCGGTCCACAGCTCTGGCAGCCTCATCCGCTGCTTTTACCGCTTTGACCTTTTGCTCGGTGGTAACCTGGTCGGGCCTTTGCAGCACGGCAAAATTAACCGGCGACTCCACCCGCCGCAGCTCCAATGACACTTTTTTGCCCTGCCCCGCCACGGCATGGCTGACAATGCGGGCCGCCTCCAGCAAGCCTTCACGGCTTAAATCATTGGTATAAGCATAGGATGTGTGCTCACCAGATAAAACCCTGATCCCCGCCCCGGACTCCACGCCCGAGTGAATACGCTCTATCTTGCCGCCCTCGCAACCGATACCGGTTAAATTTTTATACTCCACGTAAACATCGGCAAAATCCCCGCCATTGGCCAGTGCGGCAGCAATGACATCCTTTAAAGTATCCTTATCCAACACATAATTCACCATCCAGTTCTATTTAAGGTAAGTGTCAAAAAATAACCATAAATAACCACAATAAATAATCTTCCAATACTACAGTTAATATGCTGCCTATATTTTACTTCCAAAACATTATTTTTATTATACCATTCTATAGCATCATCAGACAGCGTTTATCTTTGTTTATATTTAGACATCCATGCCGCCGGCGAGGCACCGGCAAAGGGGTGAAATTTTATTTTCTGGATGGATAACGCAATCCTCAAACGATCGGAAACCCAATAAAGTATATACCAATGTTGATTTAATAAATAAAGTTTGTCTTTTTATCTTACACTGCATGTATTTCTTACACATATAACAGCATTTTTTTTGATATTGACATATGGCCTTTAAATTATACGTCGAATTTTACGGCTTGTCTTTAAAGTTATTTCATTAAAATAAAATTCCGAACTTTCAAAAAGATATGTTTCGGCACAATTATTGCAATTAGTTGAAATTTAATGAAAATTGCAAAGATTGGATCAGGAGGTGATGCCATAGATGCTTGAATAAAAAAAACAATTCAAAGTTGACAATTAACAGAATACAAGCAAAGAAACTTTTTGAAAGGAGTTGATTATTCGTGCGGGAAGCTTTCGGACACGGTCCTGGGCGGATTTTAATTTTCATTCTTACCCTGAGTTTGATCTGGTGGATATTTGTCGTTCCATTCATAGTACAGAACAACACCTATCTTTTTCTTGGATGGATACCACTGGTGGTAATCCTCTGGAATATACAAACTATTTTCTGGTTAGCGGCTATATACATTTATACAACTAAATACTGGCCGTACCGCTAAAAAAACTATATTCAGCAAAATTCATTAAAAAGAAGGAGGATTGGATATGCTCATAGCAATCTTTATCCTTGGAGTTTGTCTTGTATTAATCAGCGCTTATGGCTATAGGTTATCATCAAAGTCGGCAGCAGATTACATGATGGCCGGGCGCAGTATTGGTGCTTTTGTTTTATTCTTCTATGTTTATTTTGCCATTTCAAGCACCTGGAGTTTTTATGGTTTTCCCGGTACGGTGTATAACTCCGGTCCCGGCTTCCTGATCTTTTTTGCCTTTTTCCCGCACGCTTTTTTATATATTTTCCTCGGCCCCAGGCTCTGGGCCGCCGGCAAAATGTACGGTTTGTTTTCACCAGTACAGTATCTGGGTGAACGTTATGAATCAAAAACCCTGCAAGTAATGCTTGCCCTTTGCATGTTCGCATTCCTATTCCCCTACCTTGGCATTCAGTCCATCGGCGTTGGAGTTGGATTGGCAGCTGCAACCGGAGTGCCGTTTTGGGTAGGTGCCGTATATATGTCAGTCCTTATGATTCTTATCGTTGTAATTGGCGGCACCCGCGCGGTGGCATGGGTAAATGTGCTCCTTGGTACAGTCTTCAGCGTTTGTTTTATTGGTTTTATCTTCTGGGTTGCATCAAATGCTGGTATTTCAAGCCTCAGTGAAGCAGCGGCCAAAGCGACGGAGATGAGACCGGGACAGTTAAGCGTGCCCGGACCCCTGGGCATGTGGGATCCTAAAAATTTAATCGGCCTGGCTATAGCAGGCGCAACGGTTTTTGCCTGGCCTCATGTAATCATGGGCACAATGCAAGCTAAATCTGTCGATGTAATGCGCAAAATGACCTACGGCATGCTTGGTTTCTCGCTTATATTCTGCGGCGTGGCATGGGTTTGGGGAGCTATTATAACCCCACTGCTGGTACCCGGCCTGGAAGGAACGGCAGCCGACGCTGTGGTGCAATTAGCAATCTCAAGTTATCTCCCAGCCTGGGCTTCGGCATTGACCGTACTGGCTGTAGTAGCAGCTGCCCTGTCAACGTCAGCCACCCAGCTCATGGTGGCCGGGATATTTGCGTCCAGGGACATTGTACATGCTGGTAAAAACTCCGTAAAAGACAGTCAATTAATCTCCTGGACCCGCATCGGGATGGTTGTCGCTGTTGCCGGCAGCCTGTTACTGGCCATCGGCAGGCCGGCTGAACTGGGCTTAATGCTCAGTAATATCGCATCACCGGGTTTTGCTCAATGGCTGCCTGCCTTACTGGGAGGTATCTTCTGGGCCCGGGGAACAAAATCGGGCGCAGCAGTCGGTACTCTCGCCGGTGTCGTACTGTTGATAGTCGGCAACTTTTTCTATAAACCGCTATTGATGGGCTTTCACCCAATTGTAGTACCCCTGGTAATAAATATGATCCTGTACGTCACTGTCAGCTTGGTAACCACTCCTGTTTCAGAAAGCACTAGAAAGAAATTCTTTACAGATATCGATGAGTGGTTATTAAAAACCCGTGCTGAAGAGCGCAGTGAAGAAATTAAAGCAACTGCTGCACACTTGGGAAATTAGTTAATAAACATTAGATTTTCATCCGGAGGTTATAATGAATATTACTAATTTAATTACCGATAACGTATCTTATAATCCTGATTACAAAGCAATAATTTGCGGAGACGACGGCAGGGAATATACCTGGTCCCAGTTTGACAAAATTATCAACCAGTTAGGCAATGCACTGATTAATATAGGTGTAGGAAAAGGAGACCGGGTGGCAATTTATTTGCCTAACTCTCCGGAGTTTTTATTCACTTATTTTGCGGTGACCAAAATAGGTGCCATAGCATCGCCATTTAATATCCTCTTTAAGACTAATGAAATCTCTTATATCCTCAACAATTCCAGGGCCAAAGTTTTAGTTGGTGCGTCTGCTGAGATCGAAGAAAATTTAATGGCAGCAATTGACCAGTTCCCGCACCTGGAAAAGATCATTACGGTTGGTAAACCGGTGCAGGGTGCCGTTGACCTATACTCTCTAATTTCTGAGGCTTCAGAAAACTTAGATATGCAAAAGTGCAGTTCTAAGGACATTGCAGCCCTGCTCTACACATCAGGCACCACCGGAAAGCCTAAAGGAGCCATGCTCAGCCATGGCAACTTAATGTCCATCGCTGAGGTCAGCGCAGCAGTGCTGCATATCAATGACCAGGACCTGTTTGTGACGGCGGCCCCCTACTGCCACGTGTTTTTTGTTCTGGCCGTGCTCGGCCCTTTTTACGCCGGTGCTGGTGTTACCACCATGCAGCGCTTTAATCCTGAATTAGCTCTGGACTTATTATCTCGTTATAAGGCCACTCACTTTGCCGGTGTGCCCACAATGTATCTATTCATGCTGCAGGAATACGATAAAAATAAACGGGATTTATCCTCCTGGCGTTTCGCCCACGCCGCAGGTGCTTCAATGCCGGTTGAATATATCGAGCAAATTGAGCAAACATTCGGCGTAAGCTTATGCGAAACCTATGGCATCACGGAAACCAGTTCCACCATAACCTATAATAGGCTCGGGCACGGCAAGGTAGGCGCAGTTGGGCCGGTTGCCCGCGGCACCGAGATTAAAATAGTGGACGATGCAGGCAATGAGCTGCCGGTGGAAGAGGTGGGTGAAATACTGGTTAAAGGCCCTGGTGTTTTCAAAGGCTACTGGGAAATGCCCGATATGACCAGGGAGGCATTTGACGGTGAATGGTACCGCAGCGGTGACCTGGGCAAATACGATGAGGACGGATACTTTTATATTGTAGATCGTAAAAAGGACATGATTGTGTGCGGCGGCTATAATGTTTACCCACGGGAAGTGGAAGAGGCTATTTACCAGCACCCCAAAGTTATGGAAACAGCAGTGTTGGGGATAAAGGACTCTGTTCGAGGTGAAGTCCCGAAGGCCTATATCCGCTTAAAAGAAGGTGCGGAGATGGTGGACCAGGAAATGATAGACTTTCTCAAAGCTAGGTTAGCATCCTACAAAGTCCCCCGCAACATAGAATTTGTGGAAGAATTGCCTAAAAGCCCCACTGGCAAGATTTTAAAGAGAATGTTACGGGCGGATTAAGAAAAGCTTAGTAAATGGACCTCGTACTGGGCAAAGACAGACATGTTAAGTTAAATGGTCTTGAACAGAAGACATGCTTTAATAATGGAGGTCAAAAATGAATGTTTCAGATTTAATTACCAACAATGCTTCTTTTAATCCTAATTACAAGGCGATTATATGCGGGGACGACGGCAGGGAATATACCTGGTCAGAGTTTGACAAAATTATCAACCAATTAGGCAATGCTCTGGTAGAAATTGGTGTAAATAAAGGGGACAGAGTGGCAATATATCTGCCGAACTCCCCGGAGTTTTTATTCACCTACTTTGCGGTGGCCAAAATAGGCGCCGTAGCCACACCATTTAATATTCTTTTTAAGACGGCTGAAATAACTTATATCCTCAACAATTCCAGGGCCAAAGTTTTAGTCGGTTCCGGTGATGAAATCGACCAGAATTTAATAAAAGTAAACGCCCAGACTCCGCACCTGGAAAAAATCATTACCGTGGGAAAACCGGTAGAGGGCGCTGTTGACTTTTATTCAATAATTTTAGAATGCCCTGAAGATTTTGAGACTGTCGACTGCAGTTCCGATGACCTGGCAACGTTAATGTATACCTCCGGCACCACAGGACAGCCCAAAGGGGCTATGCTCAGCCATGGCAATTTTATTTCCATCGCTGCCGTGAACTCGAAAATGGTACAAATAAACGACCAGGACCTTTATATGACGGCCACCCCCTACTGCCATATATTTTTCGTCCAAAGCGTACTGGGGCCCTTTCACGCAGGGGCGGGGGTTGTTACAATGCGCAGCTTTAACGCGGAGAAAACTTTAGAATTGCTATCCCGCTATCAAGTTACCCACTTTGCCGGTGTCCCAACCATGTATATCTTTATGCTTGACCAATTCGACAGCAACAAATACGATTTAAGCGCCTGGCGGTTAGCCGTGTCCGCCGCGGCATCCATGCCTGTGGAACACATTAACAAGATAAAGGCAACCTTCGGTGTCGAATTCAGTGAAACTTACGGTGCAACCGAAACCAGTTCCACTGTAACATATGGCAGGGTAGGTCATGGCAGGGTAGGTTCGG from Desulfoscipio gibsoniae DSM 7213 encodes:
- a CDS encoding M24 family metallopeptidase yields the protein MQTRVNKVAGFLKDYAMDALLVMQPENRFYLSGFTGDAGALLVTAGQSYIITDFRFIEQAREQSPHLELIKMETTLADALVDMAGRLNLHVLGFEADYISYKFYDTLHKKLGEVSLRPVEGIIEQLRLIKDKNELETIQRSMALLDEGFKYICSFIKPGISEREVALELEMFMRYRGAEKTAFPFIVASGPRAALPHGVASAKTINTGDVVTLDFGVVVDNYNSDMTRTISLGSPSNQIKQIYNIVLEAQLAGLVAVRAGVAASAVDKAAREVIASYGYGEYFGHSTGHGVGLAVHEGPRLSLRDDTVLQEGMVVTIEPGIYLPGTGGVRIEDSVIVEKEGCRLLTKSPKDRLIEL
- the aroQ gene encoding type II 3-dehydroquinate dehydratase — translated: MKILIMNGPNLNLLGKREPGVYGTGSLAEINASLQQLAQTLGVGIGFMQSNHEGALIDGLHSAGDEYDAVIFNPGALTHYSYALRDAVAAIDIPVVEVHISNIHAREEFRRLSVIAPVAAGQISGFGVLGYQLALQAAMELARAHKAGKSL
- a CDS encoding TldD/PmbA family protein, which produces MDSKYKEYAENAVHKAMQSGAAMAEAYISNSKELDIEVRNGTVETMKLAEDRGMGIRVFQDGKTGFAFTTDLGDVAVDGAVRQALANARFAEPDLHRLLPQPAPSYPDMDLYDPAIRAAAVEEKIDMARTMENEARAADARVSIIESSTYQDGEAEVTLVNSHGLSLHYGGAYCGMYITLVAGEGEDSQTGFAMNFSLRYADLDPAALGKQAAGRAVRMLGARPGATRQAAVVLEPYVATGFLGLLAPALSAEAVQKGRSLFAGKVGQQVASEQINIIDDGTLPGGIASAPFDGEGVPTSRTVLVQNGKLQCFLHNIYTAAKDGVLSTGNGVRGSFKGTPEVGTTNFFIEPGDKTAEQIIGDISSGLYVTEVMGLHTANPISGDFSLGASGLWIENGKLAYPVRGLAIAGNIMEMLGQVDAVGSDLQFFGGRGAPTIRVSRMSISGGGQA
- a CDS encoding DUF3243 domain-containing protein, with protein sequence MDFNFKQNVNTDWPTWKNYLKNAMEFADELGISRDKINNLAYQVGDLLAQSVPPANPEQQAIKELWQVADQNERQVLARLMTKVVNQ
- a CDS encoding prepilin peptidase, whose translation is MHYSEAVIYIVVFILGACIGSFLNVCIYRLPREQSVVYKPSHCPGCGRRLGVLDLVPLLSYVLLKGRCRYCNKKISSRYPLVELITAVFFVAAYRFWGWQWQTVAMWVFFAVLITATAIDYQHKIIPDEIIIAGCLLGLPLVFLSGSGRLVDGLIGFFAAGLFFLIIAMVSKGGMGGGDIKLSALMGLFLGWPDIIVALFISFLLGGISGVILMVIGRKGRKDAVPFGPYLALGGVVAAFYAGRIIMFYLSISGF
- a CDS encoding TldD/PmbA family protein, whose translation is MLDKDTLKDVIAAALANGGDFADVYVEYKNLTGIGCEGGKIERIHSGVESGAGIRVLSGEHTSYAYTNDLSREGLLEAARIVSHAVAGQGKKVSLELRRVESPVNFAVLQRPDQVTTEQKVKAVKAADEAARAVDRSKIKQVMVGYSDVVQRVIVANSDGDYIEDERVRTRLMVHAVASEGAVIQTGYEAVGSHSGFELLERNKPEEVGAAAARRAVQMLAAKPAPAGKMPVVLAGEAGGTMVHEACGHGLEADLVQKGLSVYAGKKGQQVAADCVTVVDDATLPDRYGSYSFDDEGVPTRKVVLIEKGILKDFLYDRLTAKRDGVEPNGHGRRESYQHKPIPRMGNTYIAPGKDNPQKIISDAGNGLLVKKMGGGQVNTTTGDFVFDVAEGYLIQNGAVGPLVRGATLTGNGPEVLRLIEAVGDDLGFTIGTCGKDGQGVPVSDAQPTIRIKELVVGGTGHGE
- a CDS encoding sodium:solute symporter family protein, whose amino-acid sequence is MLIAIFILGVCLVLISAYGYRLSSKSAADYMMAGRSIGAFVLFFYVYFAISSTWSFYGFPGTVYNSGPGFLIFFAFFPHAFLYIFLGPRLWAAGKMYGLFSPVQYLGERYESKTLQVMLALCMFAFLFPYLGIQSIGVGVGLAAATGVPFWVGAVYMSVLMILIVVIGGTRAVAWVNVLLGTVFSVCFIGFIFWVASNAGISSLSEAAAKATEMRPGQLSVPGPLGMWDPKNLIGLAIAGATVFAWPHVIMGTMQAKSVDVMRKMTYGMLGFSLIFCGVAWVWGAIITPLLVPGLEGTAADAVVQLAISSYLPAWASALTVLAVVAAALSTSATQLMVAGIFASRDIVHAGKNSVKDSQLISWTRIGMVVAVAGSLLLAIGRPAELGLMLSNIASPGFAQWLPALLGGIFWARGTKSGAAVGTLAGVVLLIVGNFFYKPLLMGFHPIVVPLVINMILYVTVSLVTTPVSESTRKKFFTDIDEWLLKTRAEERSEEIKATAAHLGN
- a CDS encoding class I adenylate-forming enzyme family protein — protein: MNITNLITDNVSYNPDYKAIICGDDGREYTWSQFDKIINQLGNALINIGVGKGDRVAIYLPNSPEFLFTYFAVTKIGAIASPFNILFKTNEISYILNNSRAKVLVGASAEIEENLMAAIDQFPHLEKIITVGKPVQGAVDLYSLISEASENLDMQKCSSKDIAALLYTSGTTGKPKGAMLSHGNLMSIAEVSAAVLHINDQDLFVTAAPYCHVFFVLAVLGPFYAGAGVTTMQRFNPELALDLLSRYKATHFAGVPTMYLFMLQEYDKNKRDLSSWRFAHAAGASMPVEYIEQIEQTFGVSLCETYGITETSSTITYNRLGHGKVGAVGPVARGTEIKIVDDAGNELPVEEVGEILVKGPGVFKGYWEMPDMTREAFDGEWYRSGDLGKYDEDGYFYIVDRKKDMIVCGGYNVYPREVEEAIYQHPKVMETAVLGIKDSVRGEVPKAYIRLKEGAEMVDQEMIDFLKARLASYKVPRNIEFVEELPKSPTGKILKRMLRAD